A section of the Stanieria cyanosphaera PCC 7437 genome encodes:
- a CDS encoding DUF7222 domain-containing protein — MIIRSKSFQNWFKTNLKEHAEDIALHGADAGYPYITYTAHTVKIFDKFADEIWEMAVEDAEAMGYKNVAAMIAEFGRSDMLSSIDSFKNLMVWYACEKFAQQLTDGN; from the coding sequence ATGATTATCCGATCTAAATCCTTCCAAAATTGGTTTAAAACCAACCTAAAAGAACACGCTGAAGACATCGCCTTACATGGGGCTGACGCAGGATATCCATATATTACCTATACCGCCCATACTGTCAAAATTTTCGATAAATTTGCTGACGAAATTTGGGAGATGGCGGTAGAAGATGCCGAAGCGATGGGCTACAAAAACGTAGCTGCGATGATTGCTGAGTTTGGGCGTAGCGATATGCTCTCTAGCATTGACTCTTTTAAAAATCTCATGGTGTGGTACGCCTGTGAGAAATTCGCTCAACAGCTAACTGACGGTAACTGA
- a CDS encoding type II toxin-antitoxin system RelE/ParE family toxin, with amino-acid sequence MTQWKIEFYQSPSGNPVVYDWFLEQEAKVKARFAQIFDLLQDKGTSVGMPYVRPIVNTKLYEIRVEQSTNIYRIFYFAYTGRRFILLHGFQKKTQKTPKKEIELAEKRRKEFLAQETQVQQPNNSKTKKKRKK; translated from the coding sequence GTGACTCAATGGAAGATTGAGTTTTATCAGTCCCCCAGTGGCAATCCTGTAGTCTATGACTGGTTTCTAGAGCAAGAAGCCAAAGTCAAAGCTAGGTTTGCCCAAATCTTCGATCTACTTCAGGACAAAGGTACATCGGTAGGAATGCCTTACGTGCGTCCCATCGTTAACACCAAACTGTATGAAATTCGAGTCGAACAAAGTACCAATATCTATCGCATTTTCTATTTTGCCTACACTGGACGACGATTTATTTTATTACATGGATTTCAAAAGAAGACTCAGAAGACACCAAAGAAAGAGATTGAATTAGCTGAAAAGAGAAGAAAAGAGTTTCTAGCTCAAGAAACACAAGTTCAGCAGCCGAATAATAGCAAAACTAAGAAAAAGAGGAAAAAATAA
- a CDS encoding helix-turn-helix domain-containing protein: MSANTITWDSIRDEILSDPQVKAEYDALSPEFELARAVITLREGIGLTQREFAAKVGMKQSQLARIESGKQTPKLKTLAKLAAAAGYEVEVNLVPVEGEHEGNAKPLRLTANELVNS, from the coding sequence ATGAGTGCTAATACTATTACCTGGGATTCTATCCGCGATGAAATATTATCCGATCCACAAGTAAAAGCGGAATATGATGCCCTCTCCCCTGAATTTGAGCTAGCCAGGGCAGTTATTACTCTGCGAGAAGGAATTGGTTTAACTCAAAGAGAATTTGCTGCCAAGGTAGGTATGAAACAGTCTCAATTAGCCAGAATTGAATCGGGAAAACAAACACCGAAATTGAAAACTTTAGCCAAGCTTGCTGCTGCTGCTGGTTATGAGGTTGAGGTTAACCTCGTTCCTGTTGAGGGAGAGCATGAAGGAAATGCTAAACCATTACGTTTGACTGCTAATGAATTGGTTAATAGTTGA
- a CDS encoding DUF5906 domain-containing protein: MITENLQQVTKHNPCPHCGKPDWCYFLGNLSVCKRDAEPAPSWKMTSKQDSEGSYYYAPEDKPQKAIRPAQKRTWEYPDRQGKPLVRVVRIDDGKGSKPKRWQERWNGREWVKGLKGIERVDIPIYRYREIREAIAQGKTIFIVEGETCYTPDTEVLTPEGWVKLENYKEQSVLQYNSDGTSSFVNPSRVIKNSYSGEIIHTYVKGLSIMTTPDHDMVALDYKGRLFKHKAEQRPAFCSFLPRTTKHSGNGINLADSEIQLAIAISADGHFVRRKKSSKWSEEEHYHVTIEIKKDRKKQRLKQILESSGIDYDEQYRQKENFTAIVFSLPLDFPCFREFPWDWLEQTTLQQKELILSELVHWDGNSVPNRQQHEYSSKHHSNAVWVQTLAHLTGRISTLMHRQNQLGSWYKVSILHTKKTNSWQAIQQTKLPYEGLVYCLTVSSGMLLIRKDNTISICGNCADALWNLDLPATTNIGGSGKWQASDTQDLKEAKKIVLCPDRDEPGIKHMETIATDFKDAQWLYAFPNSPFWHNLPSSGGIDVADWIEDYNLTKAQVWEAIEPYREELPNPEVPTTPPPSAKKYPQMCIDTIFSDTHWISFNGKLYQWVGTHYQKACRVKARKRIVNWCDTTPVETKTGWKYAYADATHVENIWKWVLEYFEVAPEQINPPGINCLNGVVKINWNNGVASWELVPHDPEVIYTYVSEFNFDPDADSTQCDRMLSCLEPEQQQLFIQTMAASLDLATIRKYRGRTVKALLCKGDGNNGKDTLREAVRLLFGEIGMSDATIGDFKAYDNGRKFDLAKLEGTRINWSSENSSYDELDRIESLKKAITGESLDMERKGVDSHTMNLSTVFLFNVNETPNLKAGLEAIQSRWAVLNFDKTYKVNADPSKGELEADSRFRYDPYFIKEQVCPALLNKMLKALKNLAVNGLDYSCTEQALQDIQKETNHLWAFAQDMGLEYQTGSKIYINDLWESLREWYINNGTLEIVATDKGKEKKIWHDQPRRGDRNVKAPNQIYQRFAELFPKIKKQREKKDSQRKGQFYLTDISFSEANRIASEATVKQSVKHQTQSQSENEANEVKNSITQAKKIIGELNKSEQKALISWLTAIEKSESNCSTANKNLSANKNSAKGEKIASPASPLDTVSVTASPTASLTASPDEITASLITKKHFASLSSTVDREGVTTSTNGSRSESLTFEIGSSVANNNPEKNSYNWHGTIVGFDGDGADVRWDERKGMKGGQVLWHNLSELRLL, from the coding sequence ATGATAACAGAAAATCTTCAGCAAGTAACCAAGCACAATCCCTGTCCTCACTGCGGAAAACCCGATTGGTGCTATTTTCTAGGCAATCTGTCAGTTTGTAAACGCGATGCAGAACCCGCTCCCAGTTGGAAAATGACCAGCAAACAAGATTCTGAGGGAAGTTATTATTATGCCCCAGAAGATAAGCCCCAAAAAGCCATCAGACCTGCTCAAAAAAGAACTTGGGAGTATCCCGATCGCCAAGGAAAGCCTTTAGTCCGCGTAGTTCGCATCGATGACGGCAAAGGTAGCAAACCCAAACGCTGGCAAGAACGCTGGAATGGTCGAGAATGGGTAAAAGGGTTAAAAGGAATCGAGCGAGTAGATATTCCTATTTATCGCTATCGGGAAATAAGAGAAGCGATCGCCCAAGGAAAAACTATTTTTATAGTAGAAGGTGAAACGTGTTATACGCCAGATACAGAAGTCTTAACACCTGAAGGATGGGTAAAATTAGAAAACTACAAAGAACAATCAGTTCTTCAATACAACTCAGACGGAACATCAAGTTTCGTTAATCCCTCAAGAGTCATCAAAAATTCTTATTCAGGGGAAATTATTCACACCTATGTCAAAGGACTGTCAATTATGACAACCCCAGATCATGACATGGTGGCATTAGATTATAAAGGTCGATTATTCAAACATAAAGCAGAACAAAGACCCGCTTTCTGTTCTTTTTTACCCCGCACAACCAAACACAGTGGCAATGGAATAAATCTAGCTGACAGCGAAATCCAATTAGCTATAGCCATTAGTGCTGATGGGCATTTTGTTCGGCGCAAAAAGTCTTCTAAATGGTCAGAAGAAGAACATTATCATGTAACCATTGAAATCAAGAAAGACAGAAAAAAACAACGACTCAAACAAATACTAGAATCAAGTGGTATCGATTATGATGAACAATACAGACAGAAAGAAAACTTTACTGCAATAGTATTCAGTCTTCCTCTTGATTTTCCTTGTTTCCGCGAGTTTCCTTGGGATTGGTTAGAGCAAACAACACTACAACAAAAAGAACTGATTTTATCAGAGTTAGTCCACTGGGACGGTAATAGTGTTCCCAATCGCCAACAGCACGAATATAGCTCAAAACATCACTCAAATGCTGTTTGGGTTCAAACCTTAGCTCATCTTACAGGAAGAATTTCAACTCTGATGCACCGCCAAAACCAACTTGGCAGTTGGTATAAAGTTTCTATTTTGCACACGAAAAAAACTAATAGCTGGCAAGCAATCCAACAGACAAAATTACCCTATGAAGGTTTGGTTTATTGCCTAACGGTATCTTCAGGAATGCTGCTCATCCGTAAAGACAATACTATCTCAATTTGTGGAAACTGTGCCGATGCACTTTGGAATTTAGACTTACCCGCTACTACTAATATTGGTGGTTCTGGCAAGTGGCAAGCGTCAGATACCCAAGATTTAAAGGAGGCTAAAAAAATTGTCCTCTGTCCCGATCGGGATGAACCAGGAATCAAGCATATGGAAACCATAGCTACTGACTTTAAAGATGCCCAATGGCTCTATGCTTTTCCTAACTCTCCTTTCTGGCATAACTTACCTTCATCTGGAGGAATCGATGTAGCTGACTGGATCGAAGACTACAATTTAACTAAAGCCCAAGTCTGGGAAGCTATCGAACCGTACCGAGAAGAACTTCCTAACCCAGAAGTTCCCACAACACCGCCCCCATCCGCAAAGAAGTATCCCCAAATGTGTATAGACACTATTTTCTCCGACACTCACTGGATCTCTTTTAACGGCAAGCTTTATCAGTGGGTTGGCACTCATTATCAAAAGGCTTGTCGAGTTAAAGCCAGAAAACGAATCGTTAATTGGTGCGACACCACTCCAGTAGAAACCAAAACAGGTTGGAAATACGCCTACGCCGATGCTACCCATGTCGAAAATATCTGGAAATGGGTGCTGGAATACTTTGAAGTTGCTCCCGAACAAATCAATCCTCCAGGTATTAACTGTCTCAACGGAGTAGTTAAAATTAACTGGAACAATGGAGTTGCTTCCTGGGAATTAGTACCCCACGACCCCGAAGTAATTTATACCTACGTCAGCGAATTTAACTTCGACCCCGATGCCGACTCTACCCAATGCGACAGGATGTTAAGCTGTCTCGAACCCGAACAGCAGCAGCTATTCATTCAGACAATGGCAGCTTCCTTGGATTTAGCCACCATTCGCAAATACCGAGGACGAACAGTTAAGGCTTTACTATGCAAGGGAGACGGTAACAACGGTAAAGATACTCTCAGAGAAGCAGTTAGATTGTTGTTCGGCGAAATTGGCATGAGCGACGCTACTATTGGTGACTTTAAAGCTTATGACAATGGTAGAAAATTCGATCTTGCCAAGCTAGAAGGAACGAGAATTAACTGGAGCAGTGAAAACAGTAGTTATGACGAGCTAGACCGCATTGAATCTCTTAAAAAAGCGATTACTGGTGAATCTTTAGATATGGAACGCAAAGGGGTAGATTCCCATACCATGAATCTATCTACCGTATTTTTGTTCAACGTCAACGAAACCCCCAATCTCAAAGCTGGACTAGAAGCAATTCAATCTCGTTGGGCGGTACTCAACTTCGACAAAACCTACAAGGTTAATGCCGATCCATCCAAAGGGGAATTAGAAGCCGACAGCCGTTTTCGCTACGACCCCTACTTTATTAAAGAGCAAGTTTGCCCAGCCCTACTCAACAAAATGTTGAAGGCATTAAAAAACTTAGCAGTCAATGGTCTTGACTATAGCTGCACCGAACAGGCACTACAAGATATTCAAAAAGAAACCAACCACCTTTGGGCATTCGCTCAAGATATGGGTTTGGAATATCAAACTGGCAGCAAAATCTATATTAATGACCTTTGGGAATCACTCAGGGAATGGTATATCAACAATGGCACATTAGAAATTGTTGCGACAGATAAGGGCAAAGAGAAAAAGATTTGGCACGACCAGCCAAGACGGGGCGATCGCAACGTCAAAGCTCCCAATCAGATCTATCAACGATTTGCCGAACTATTTCCCAAGATTAAGAAACAACGAGAAAAGAAAGATTCTCAGAGAAAAGGTCAATTTTATTTAACCGACATCAGCTTTAGTGAAGCAAATCGGATAGCTAGTGAAGCAACAGTGAAGCAATCAGTGAAGCACCAAACCCAGTCGCAGAGCGAGAATGAAGCAAATGAAGTCAAAAATTCCATAACTCAGGCAAAAAAAATTATTGGTGAGTTAAATAAATCGGAGCAAAAAGCTTTAATTTCCTGGTTGACAGCCATTGAGAAGAGTGAATCTAATTGTTCAACCGCTAATAAAAATTTATCTGCTAATAAAAATTCAGCGAAAGGTGAAAAAATTGCTTCACCTGCTTCACCTTTAGATACAGTAAGCGTTACAGCTTCACCAACTGCTTCACTAACAGCTTCACCAGACGAAATCACTGCTTCACTAATTACGAAGAAGCATTTTGCTTCACTTAGTTCAACAGTAGATAGAGAAGGAGTTACAACTTCTACCAATGGTTCACGCTCCGAATCATTAACCTTTGAAATAGGTTCTTCCGTCGCTAATAACAACCCTGAGAAAAATTCCTATAACTGGCACGGTACGATTGTTGGTTTTGACGGAGATGGTGCAGATGTTCGTTGGGATGAGCGCAAAGGAATGAAAGGAGGTCAAGTCCTTTGGCATAACTTATCCGAATTACGGCTTTTGTAA
- a CDS encoding UvrD-helicase domain-containing protein, which yields MKPSKYQQRVLDWLANGKGNATCNAVAGSGKTTTLKLAAQQLRSMGLEPRDIKVIVFGKQNSLDLIAKFGQEWKFSIQTLHSVGFKILQQEIGKFRRDERVVSSKYRQIAEQKKLIPRKTKKRTYKGSLTESKAISRVEHFLTLIDLARLTLSDLSVESIERIAYHHNLEGIHDFKRVSRAIADILIEGQEQAINNHRIDFTDMVWLPVEWALNEKSWFQTYQFVLTDECQDLNAAQLELSLMLAGDNGRMLYVGDPCQPPGTKVLKIVKRPRGRHKIKTEWVKIEDLKVGDCVYSYSAQDGHFYTSCKVTGITERYYKDELVVVKTKSGLISKYTKNHHCIASFEPFKNHYCVYLMQLGMQFRVGMSKVSINESGGTGPVARLRNEGADAMWILEFYESRDEAFIMEQAISGRFGLPQLVFSDAPIRTPQLLEKAWQFIGNNFERAAECLDYFGRDIRYPLFKRDRQWLQSLKRPMVVQASNLVDGCLMLPYKNHPHCYKKDWEQITVSKERYEGSVFSLDVEKYHTYVADGIVTHNCQAIYGFSGADNQSYQKIVERTQATELPLSLCYRCPTRHINLVNRIFPDIPIEPSEDAPEGILEQIDNNDLWSDQHEAHLKVGDMVLSRKTAPLVSLCIRLIGQGIAATVKGKDIGKQIKSELEAIADITGFRYEEFNLFVEQYREFKFQTYENLDNAEQLKENLADKLNALFTIYSSQPNATCIEHLCNYIDDLFSDDESPITLSTCHRAKGLEGDRIFIIKPEDMPMVWERQLGWQKEQEDNLLYVALTRSKSTLYIVGKPDWFKKDNEQDEDEDEETSATFGETSNGNTDKDSEALATSTAELEISRATQASEVNSEDAPSATEGSIQAPEVNSDDSLLSTVKNLQLVDHKSAECAARQALELNSSEPISSIDVSGVMLLIKKLFSYEEKCELLTLLTDEVTQEKWDRVFNCLSKDSNRSDRAVATECQVSAPFVGKVRKNMIEIGEIKPEAKRVDKRGRKHKSPVKSG from the coding sequence ATGAAGCCAAGTAAATATCAGCAAAGGGTTTTAGATTGGTTAGCTAATGGCAAGGGGAATGCTACCTGTAATGCGGTGGCAGGTTCGGGAAAAACCACCACATTAAAGCTGGCAGCCCAACAACTGCGTTCGATGGGACTCGAACCTAGAGATATCAAGGTAATTGTCTTCGGCAAACAAAACAGCCTCGATTTAATTGCCAAGTTTGGTCAAGAGTGGAAATTTTCAATTCAAACTTTACATTCAGTAGGTTTCAAGATTTTACAACAGGAAATTGGTAAGTTTCGTAGAGATGAACGGGTAGTTAGTTCTAAATACCGTCAGATAGCGGAACAAAAAAAGCTCATACCTAGAAAAACCAAAAAGAGAACTTACAAAGGTTCATTGACCGAAAGTAAAGCCATTAGCAGAGTCGAACATTTTTTAACTCTCATTGACCTCGCCAGACTAACTTTATCGGATTTGTCCGTTGAATCCATTGAAAGAATTGCCTATCATCATAATCTTGAGGGAATTCACGATTTCAAACGAGTCAGTAGGGCGATCGCTGATATTTTGATAGAGGGTCAGGAACAGGCAATTAATAACCATCGGATTGACTTTACAGATATGGTTTGGCTGCCTGTAGAATGGGCGTTAAATGAAAAAAGCTGGTTTCAGACTTACCAGTTCGTTCTCACTGACGAATGCCAGGACTTAAATGCAGCGCAGCTAGAACTGAGTTTGATGCTGGCTGGTGATAATGGAAGAATGCTCTATGTTGGAGATCCCTGTCAGCCACCAGGTACTAAGGTATTGAAGATTGTAAAGCGTCCCAGGGGAAGACACAAAATCAAAACTGAATGGGTGAAGATTGAAGATTTAAAAGTAGGAGATTGTGTTTATTCTTATTCTGCTCAAGATGGGCATTTTTACACATCTTGTAAGGTTACAGGAATTACCGAACGATACTATAAAGACGAATTGGTAGTTGTCAAAACCAAATCTGGACTGATAAGCAAATATACCAAAAATCACCACTGCATAGCATCCTTTGAACCATTTAAAAATCATTATTGTGTCTATCTGATGCAGCTTGGGATGCAGTTTCGGGTAGGAATGAGCAAAGTATCGATAAACGAGAGTGGAGGAACGGGACCAGTAGCTCGGCTGAGAAACGAAGGTGCAGATGCAATGTGGATTCTGGAATTTTATGAAAGTCGAGATGAAGCATTCATCATGGAGCAAGCGATATCAGGTAGGTTTGGATTGCCACAGTTAGTGTTTTCAGATGCTCCAATTAGAACCCCACAATTATTAGAAAAAGCTTGGCAGTTCATTGGCAATAATTTCGAGCGTGCTGCGGAGTGCCTCGATTACTTTGGTCGAGATATTCGCTATCCACTATTCAAAAGAGATCGGCAATGGCTGCAAAGCCTAAAGCGTCCGATGGTAGTACAAGCCTCAAATCTAGTAGATGGTTGCTTGATGCTTCCTTATAAAAATCATCCTCACTGTTACAAAAAGGATTGGGAGCAAATAACCGTATCAAAGGAAAGATATGAAGGTTCTGTCTTTAGTCTGGATGTAGAAAAATATCATACTTATGTAGCGGACGGAATTGTTACTCACAATTGTCAGGCTATCTATGGCTTCAGTGGAGCAGATAATCAAAGCTATCAAAAGATAGTAGAGCGCACACAAGCAACTGAATTACCCCTCTCTCTTTGTTATCGCTGTCCTACTCGTCATATTAATTTGGTCAATCGCATCTTTCCAGATATTCCTATTGAGCCATCGGAGGATGCACCAGAAGGAATTTTAGAGCAAATCGACAACAATGATTTGTGGTCGGATCAACATGAGGCTCATCTTAAAGTAGGGGATATGGTTCTGTCTCGCAAGACTGCACCATTAGTTAGTTTGTGTATTAGGTTAATTGGTCAAGGAATTGCTGCGACGGTTAAGGGCAAAGATATTGGTAAGCAAATCAAATCTGAACTAGAGGCGATTGCCGACATTACAGGCTTTCGGTATGAAGAGTTTAATTTATTCGTAGAACAATACCGCGAGTTCAAATTTCAAACCTACGAGAACTTAGACAATGCCGAGCAACTGAAGGAGAATCTTGCTGACAAACTCAACGCACTCTTCACGATTTACAGTAGCCAACCCAATGCCACCTGTATCGAACATCTCTGCAATTATATTGACGATCTATTTTCCGATGACGAGTCTCCTATTACCCTTTCTACCTGCCATCGAGCTAAGGGTTTAGAAGGCGATCGCATTTTTATTATCAAGCCCGAAGATATGCCGATGGTTTGGGAAAGACAACTGGGATGGCAAAAAGAGCAGGAGGATAATTTACTCTACGTTGCCCTCACTCGTAGTAAATCTACTTTGTATATTGTTGGTAAACCAGACTGGTTTAAAAAAGATAATGAACAGGATGAAGATGAAGATGAGGAAACATCGGCAACGTTTGGGGAAACATCTAATGGCAATACAGATAAAGATTCTGAAGCATTAGCAACATCCACCGCAGAATTAGAAATATCACGGGCGACACAAGCTTCCGAAGTAAATTCGGAAGACGCGCCCTCCGCAACCGAAGGAAGCATTCAAGCACCTGAAGTAAATTCAGATGACAGCCTCTTATCTACTGTAAAGAATTTACAGTTAGTTGATCATAAAAGCGCGGAATGCGCTGCTAGGCAAGCACTTGAATTGAATTCAAGTGAACCTATCAGTTCAATTGATGTCTCAGGCGTGATGCTGCTGATTAAGAAACTTTTTAGCTATGAGGAAAAATGCGAATTATTAACCCTGCTCACCGATGAAGTGACTCAGGAAAAATGGGACAGGGTATTCAATTGTTTATCAAAGGATTCTAACAGGAGCGATCGCGCAGTTGCTACTGAATGCCAAGTCTCTGCTCCCTTCGTAGGTAAAGTGCGAAAAAATATGATTGAAATTGGCGAAATTAAGCCAGAAGCTAAACGAGTGGATAAGCGGGGTAGGAAACACAAATCTCCAGTTAAATCTGGTTAG
- a CDS encoding ParA family protein: MSKTIAIFNQAGGVGKTTLTHNLGYHLAKRSHSVLLVDLDPQASLTTFMGVDTESLEKTPFDALINEEPLFILKDIEGIDLAPTNITLSVAEIQLVNLDFREVRLKESLEPIRDDYDFILIDCPPSLGLLSYTSLVAATHVLVPIETHFKAFQGTNLLLQTIAKVRKRGNRQLQLAGFVPSRYAVSNSQDKRTLKAIQEQFGTVAPVYEPIPRTTAFADASEQQLPLALYDPKHSALKILDGLATQIEKL; this comes from the coding sequence ATGAGCAAGACGATCGCCATTTTTAATCAAGCGGGCGGAGTGGGCAAAACCACTCTTACCCACAATCTCGGCTACCATTTAGCCAAACGCTCTCATTCCGTGTTGCTAGTTGACCTCGACCCCCAGGCTTCTTTGACTACTTTTATGGGTGTCGATACCGAAAGCCTAGAAAAAACTCCTTTTGATGCCCTAATTAACGAAGAACCTTTATTTATCCTCAAAGATATTGAGGGAATAGACCTTGCTCCCACTAATATCACTCTCAGCGTGGCAGAGATTCAACTGGTTAATCTAGATTTTCGTGAAGTTCGTCTCAAAGAATCCCTCGAACCAATTCGAGATGATTATGATTTTATTCTCATCGACTGCCCCCCTAGTTTGGGGTTACTCAGCTACACCAGCCTAGTAGCTGCCACCCACGTCCTCGTCCCCATCGAAACTCATTTCAAAGCCTTCCAGGGAACTAATTTATTGCTACAAACCATTGCCAAGGTCAGAAAACGAGGCAACCGCCAATTACAGCTAGCGGGTTTTGTTCCCTCCCGTTATGCTGTCAGCAATTCTCAGGATAAACGTACCCTTAAAGCAATTCAGGAACAGTTTGGTACAGTTGCCCCAGTCTACGAACCAATTCCCCGTACCACCGCTTTTGCTGATGCCTCAGAACAACAGTTACCATTAGCTCTTTATGACCCCAAGCATTCAGCCTTGAAGATTTTAGATGGACTAGCTACTCAGATAGAAAAACTATGA
- a CDS encoding ParB/RepB/Spo0J family partition protein, whose protein sequence is MTPTKKTTRKSDRPYNATANLDVLFGDEEATTSPQIVKIDSISLPASQPRRYFDPQKLEQLTQSVKAHGILENLLVRPLAGKEGTYELVAGERRYCAAQVAELTEVPVTIRELSDEEALSIALVENLQREDLNPVEETEGIVTLLGIELKESPEAVISLLHKMDNEQKGKVTNNVIGNDEKQKIESVFDNLGQNWQSFVNNRLPLLKLPEDIIEVLRQGKIAYTKARAIAKIKDEQQRNNLIDEAVTQNLSLVQIKERIKALSTEDNSTSSPSTQVKTITSRLNRSKLWEKNPKKWKQVQNWLQKIENLLEDT, encoded by the coding sequence ATGACTCCTACTAAAAAAACTACCCGTAAAAGCGATCGCCCGTACAATGCCACAGCTAATCTAGACGTTTTATTTGGCGATGAGGAAGCAACAACTAGCCCCCAAATAGTGAAAATTGATTCTATTTCACTACCAGCTTCTCAACCCCGACGTTATTTTGACCCTCAGAAATTAGAACAGCTAACTCAATCGGTCAAAGCACACGGCATCTTAGAAAATCTTCTCGTCAGACCTTTAGCAGGAAAAGAAGGAACGTATGAGTTGGTAGCAGGGGAAAGACGTTATTGCGCTGCTCAAGTTGCTGAATTAACGGAAGTTCCCGTTACCATTCGCGAACTATCCGATGAAGAAGCTCTCTCGATTGCTCTAGTGGAAAACTTACAGCGAGAAGACCTTAATCCCGTTGAAGAAACAGAAGGTATTGTTACCCTACTAGGAATCGAACTAAAAGAATCACCAGAAGCAGTGATTTCATTGCTGCACAAGATGGATAACGAGCAAAAAGGTAAAGTTACCAATAACGTTATTGGTAACGACGAAAAGCAAAAAATTGAGTCGGTATTTGACAACCTGGGACAGAATTGGCAGTCCTTTGTAAATAATCGGTTGCCCCTGTTAAAGCTACCCGAAGATATCATAGAAGTGCTGCGTCAGGGAAAAATAGCCTACACCAAAGCTAGGGCGATCGCTAAAATCAAAGACGAGCAGCAGAGAAATAATCTAATTGACGAAGCTGTTACCCAAAATCTTTCTCTGGTTCAGATTAAAGAAAGAATCAAAGCACTCTCAACTGAAGATAATTCTACTTCCTCACCTTCTACCCAAGTAAAAACCATAACCAGTCGTCTCAATCGCTCAAAACTATGGGAGAAAAACCCGAAGAAATGGAAGCAAGTACAGAATTGGTTACAAAAGATCGAAAATTTACTAGAAGACACATGA
- a CDS encoding WGR domain-containing protein — MYQVEKWQYSSWQKDTRFYLLELCQDLFGNWIIKCTWGSAVKQDFGRSNSTICPDYQTGLLWYEKQQNRRSKRGYSRQL; from the coding sequence ATGTACCAAGTAGAGAAATGGCAGTATTCATCTTGGCAAAAAGACACTCGTTTTTACCTTCTGGAACTGTGTCAAGATTTATTTGGCAACTGGATTATCAAATGTACCTGGGGTAGTGCAGTCAAACAAGATTTTGGTCGCTCCAATTCTACAATTTGTCCCGATTATCAAACGGGTTTACTTTGGTACGAGAAACAACAAAACCGCCGTAGTAAACGAGGATATAGCCGACAGTTATGA